One genomic region from Haloprofundus salinisoli encodes:
- a CDS encoding hydantoinase B/oxoprolinase family protein — protein sequence MSAPEAEIDAVTLEIVRNQLEGVAEEMGQVLITSSYSPNIKERRDCSTALFDAGGRLVAQAEHIPVHLGAMPASVAAILDRNPKPGDVFVLNDPFEGGTHLPDVTMVSPVAVDGEILGYAVSRAHHADVGGMTPGSMPAGAREIFQEGLRLPPVRLVSEGEVVDDVMDLLLANVRSPSERRADFRAQIAANDRAQSRMSDLVDEHGRERLLAAFDAVIDYSRQRITAELADLPDGIYRATDAMEGDGITDDDVPIEVEVEISGSEVRIDFSGTADQVAGNVNAPLAVAKSAVYFVVRAVTDPDIPPNQGCYDPISVSAPEGSLLNPVPPAAVVGGNVETSQRVTDVVFAALADAAPDRVPAQGQGTMNNLILGNREAGGFTYYETIAGGFGARPTKDGMDGVQVGMTNTLNTPVEAMEAEYPLRVERYALRPDSGGDGEFRGGLGIERAVTVGVDATVSLLTERRRTAPAGVAGGQPGAVGENLVGDDLVPAKTTREIPAGTTVTVRTPGGGGYGDPEDRDPAARERDRADGKTSE from the coding sequence GTGAGCGCTCCCGAGGCCGAAATCGACGCGGTGACGCTCGAAATCGTCCGCAACCAGTTGGAGGGCGTCGCCGAGGAGATGGGACAAGTGCTCATCACGTCGTCGTACTCGCCGAACATCAAGGAGCGGCGCGACTGTTCGACGGCGCTGTTCGACGCCGGGGGTCGACTCGTCGCGCAGGCCGAGCACATCCCGGTCCACCTCGGCGCGATGCCCGCCTCCGTCGCGGCCATCCTTGACCGAAATCCGAAACCGGGCGACGTCTTCGTCCTCAACGACCCGTTCGAGGGCGGCACGCACCTGCCGGACGTGACGATGGTCTCGCCCGTCGCCGTCGACGGCGAGATTCTCGGCTACGCGGTCTCCCGCGCCCACCACGCCGACGTGGGCGGGATGACGCCCGGGAGCATGCCCGCCGGGGCGCGCGAAATCTTCCAGGAGGGCCTCCGCTTGCCGCCCGTCCGACTCGTCTCCGAGGGAGAGGTCGTCGACGACGTGATGGACCTCCTGCTGGCGAACGTCCGCAGTCCGAGCGAGCGCCGCGCCGACTTCCGCGCGCAGATCGCGGCCAACGACCGCGCGCAGTCCCGGATGTCGGACCTCGTCGACGAACACGGCCGCGAGCGACTCCTCGCCGCCTTCGACGCGGTCATCGACTACTCGCGGCAGCGCATCACCGCCGAACTGGCCGACCTCCCCGACGGCATCTACCGCGCGACCGACGCGATGGAGGGCGACGGAATCACAGACGACGACGTCCCCATCGAGGTCGAAGTCGAAATCAGCGGTAGCGAGGTTCGCATCGACTTCTCGGGCACCGCCGACCAGGTCGCGGGCAACGTGAACGCGCCCTTAGCGGTCGCCAAGAGCGCCGTCTACTTCGTCGTCCGCGCGGTGACCGACCCCGACATCCCGCCGAACCAGGGCTGCTACGACCCCATCTCGGTCTCCGCGCCCGAGGGGTCGCTGCTGAACCCCGTACCGCCGGCGGCCGTCGTCGGCGGCAACGTCGAGACGAGCCAGCGCGTCACCGACGTGGTGTTCGCCGCGCTCGCCGACGCCGCCCCCGACCGCGTCCCCGCGCAGGGACAAGGGACGATGAACAACCTCATCCTCGGCAACCGCGAGGCCGGCGGGTTCACCTACTACGAGACCATCGCGGGCGGGTTCGGCGCGCGGCCGACGAAGGACGGGATGGACGGCGTCCAGGTCGGGATGACGAACACGCTGAACACGCCCGTCGAGGCGATGGAGGCCGAGTACCCCCTGCGCGTCGAGCGCTACGCGCTCCGCCCCGACAGCGGCGGCGACGGCGAGTTTCGCGGCGGTCTCGGTATCGAACGCGCCGTCACCGTCGGCGTCGACGCCACCGTCTCGCTGCTTACCGAACGCCGGCGCACCGCTCCCGCGGGCGTCGCCGGCGGCCAACCAGGTGCAGTCGGCGAGAACCTCGTCGGCGACGACCTCGTACCGGCGAAGACCACTCGGGAGATTCCGGCGGGGACGACGGTCACCGTGCGGACGCCCGGTGGCGGCGGCTACGGTGATCCCGAGGACCGTGACCCGGCGGCGCGAGAGCGCGACCGAGCCGACGGAAAAACGAGCGAGTAG
- a CDS encoding SDR family NAD(P)-dependent oxidoreductase has product MSTDRFSVTGRTAIVTGSSSGIGKAIAETFAADGANVVVCSREQENVDPVAEGIREAGGSALAVECDVTDRDAVEALVEATVEQFGGVDALVNNAGASFMSSFEDISPNGWGTIVDINLTGTFHCTQVAGEHMRQNGGGSVINLSSVAGQQGSPYMTHYGAAKAGIINLTTSLAYEWADHDVRVNCIAPGFVATPGVESQMGVSGDDIDRDEVKRRIGLSEEIADIAQFLAAPASSYVVGETITARGVPDVMETPDI; this is encoded by the coding sequence ATGTCCACTGACAGGTTCAGCGTCACCGGACGGACCGCCATCGTCACCGGATCGTCGAGTGGCATCGGGAAAGCCATCGCGGAGACGTTCGCCGCCGACGGCGCGAACGTCGTCGTCTGCTCGCGCGAACAGGAGAACGTCGACCCGGTCGCCGAGGGAATCCGCGAGGCGGGCGGGTCGGCGCTGGCCGTCGAGTGCGACGTCACCGACCGCGACGCCGTCGAGGCGCTCGTCGAAGCGACCGTCGAGCAGTTCGGCGGCGTCGACGCGCTCGTGAACAACGCGGGCGCGTCGTTCATGTCCTCGTTCGAGGACATCTCACCGAACGGGTGGGGCACCATCGTCGACATCAACCTCACCGGGACGTTTCACTGCACGCAGGTCGCCGGCGAGCACATGCGCCAGAACGGCGGCGGCAGCGTCATCAACCTCTCCAGCGTCGCCGGGCAGCAGGGGTCGCCGTACATGACCCACTACGGCGCGGCGAAGGCGGGCATCATCAACCTCACCACCTCGCTGGCGTACGAGTGGGCCGACCACGACGTGCGCGTCAACTGCATCGCCCCCGGGTTCGTCGCCACACCCGGCGTCGAGAGCCAGATGGGCGTCTCCGGGGACGACATCGACCGCGACGAGGTGAAACGGCGCATCGGCCTCAGCGAAGAAATCGCGGACATTGCACAATTTTTGGCCGCCCCCGCCTCCTCGTACGTCGTCGGCGAGACCATCACCGCCCGCGGCGTCCCCGACGTGATGGAGACGCCGGATATCTGA
- a CDS encoding NAD-dependent protein deacylase, which yields MDRLAELASELHDADGTVALTGAGISVPSGIPPFRGDGGIWGEQFDPAAFHIRRFERDPAGFWTDRLELHDAMRPPDVEPNAGHDALSTLEREGFLDAVVTQNTDGLHTEAGSRRVVELHGNAERVVCSRCGENAAADPVRQRVRDGENPPRCDCGGVWKPDVVLFGEQLDPATLTEARELAEGSDVFLAIGSSLQVEPAASLPLTAARGGTLAVVNLEETSADGQAEYVFRRDVTDVLPELVRAVEALDA from the coding sequence ATGGACCGACTCGCCGAACTCGCCTCCGAGCTCCACGACGCCGACGGTACCGTCGCACTCACCGGCGCAGGTATCAGCGTTCCCTCCGGCATCCCGCCGTTCCGCGGCGACGGCGGTATCTGGGGCGAGCAGTTCGACCCCGCAGCGTTTCACATCCGCCGATTCGAGCGCGACCCTGCCGGCTTCTGGACCGACCGCCTCGAACTCCACGACGCGATGCGGCCGCCGGACGTCGAACCGAACGCCGGCCACGACGCGCTGTCGACGCTCGAACGCGAGGGGTTCCTCGACGCCGTCGTGACGCAGAACACCGACGGACTCCACACCGAAGCGGGAAGCAGACGAGTCGTCGAGCTACACGGCAACGCCGAACGCGTCGTCTGCTCGCGGTGTGGGGAGAACGCGGCCGCCGACCCGGTCAGACAGCGTGTCCGTGACGGCGAGAATCCGCCCCGCTGCGACTGCGGCGGCGTCTGGAAACCGGACGTGGTGCTGTTCGGCGAGCAACTCGACCCGGCGACGCTCACCGAGGCGCGCGAACTGGCCGAGGGGAGCGACGTGTTCCTCGCTATCGGGTCGTCGCTGCAGGTCGAACCCGCCGCGTCGTTGCCGCTGACGGCCGCGCGGGGCGGAACGCTCGCGGTCGTGAACTTGGAGGAGACGTCCGCGGACGGGCAGGCCGAGTACGTCTTCCGACGGGACGTGACCGACGTGCTGCCCGAACTCGTCCGCGCCGTCGAGGCGCTCGACGCTTGA
- a CDS encoding type 1 glutamine amidotransferase domain-containing protein has protein sequence MADELTDTNVALFIAQRGTEQVEFTEPKQAVEDAGATVDVVSSETDEAQAVNNDLDEGDSFEVDTTFSEVSAEEYDALVVPGGCVGADRLRADDEAVTFVREMFDADKPIGVICHGPWTLVEANVVDGATLTSYPSLQTDIRNAGGEWVDEEVVVDAGVVTSRNPDDLDAFCEKIVEEFEEGQHERD, from the coding sequence ATGGCAGACGAACTCACCGACACGAACGTCGCGCTCTTCATCGCACAGCGGGGTACCGAACAGGTCGAGTTCACCGAACCCAAGCAGGCCGTCGAGGACGCCGGAGCCACCGTCGACGTCGTCAGCAGCGAGACCGACGAGGCGCAGGCGGTCAACAACGACCTCGACGAGGGCGACAGCTTCGAGGTGGACACGACGTTCTCGGAGGTCTCCGCCGAGGAGTACGATGCGCTCGTCGTCCCCGGCGGTTGCGTCGGGGCGGACCGACTCCGCGCCGACGACGAGGCGGTGACGTTCGTCCGCGAGATGTTCGACGCCGACAAGCCCATCGGCGTCATCTGTCACGGCCCGTGGACGCTCGTCGAGGCGAACGTCGTCGACGGGGCGACGCTCACCTCCTACCCCAGCCTGCAGACAGACATCCGCAACGCGGGCGGCGAGTGGGTCGACGAGGAGGTCGTCGTCGACGCGGGCGTCGTGACCAGTCGGAACCCGGACGACCTCGACGCCTTCTGCGAGAAAATCGTCGAGGAGTTCGAGGAAGGACAGCACGAACGCGACTGA
- a CDS encoding helix-turn-helix domain-containing protein translates to MANSMGEMLRQDMQCEELLECFHDLKEIDKDVFRLLNETEDPLTVDEIADEIDRERSTAYRSVQRLLQAGFLQKEQVNYEQGGYYHVYRPRNADEIAQEMQRMLNDWYAKVGQLIGEFNEKYAEEPPRSPPVES, encoded by the coding sequence ATGGCGAACTCGATGGGCGAGATGCTCCGACAGGATATGCAGTGTGAGGAACTGCTGGAGTGTTTTCACGACCTTAAGGAGATAGACAAGGACGTCTTCCGACTGCTGAACGAGACCGAAGACCCCCTCACAGTCGACGAAATCGCCGACGAAATCGACCGCGAACGGTCGACGGCGTACCGCTCGGTCCAGCGACTGCTCCAGGCCGGCTTCCTGCAGAAAGAGCAGGTGAACTACGAACAGGGCGGGTACTACCACGTCTACCGCCCGCGCAACGCCGACGAGATCGCACAGGAGATGCAGCGGATGCTCAACGACTGGTACGCCAAGGTGGGCCAACTCATCGGCGAGTTCAACGAGAAGTACGCCGAGGAGCCGCCTCGCTCGCCGCCGGTCGAGAGCTAA
- a CDS encoding phosphotransferase family protein — protein sequence MTREGDYFTRLVDPERLREYLAAELGPVDDDAYAVDHHQEGHSNETLFVTWGDRELVIRRPPPGETASSAHDVLREYRVMDALQETDVPLATTVLACEDHDVLGSDFYVMERIDGDVLRESEPDRFDTTDYRKRIGTELVDTLSTIHAVDPESIGLGEFGYPDGFTERQVKRWSEQLTWAFSKTTEEREVPVLYDVMSWLDDNVPEAYPHTLVHGDYKLDNVMYAPGTPPEISAVFDWELSTLGDPRTDVGWMLSYWRDADDPDPAVPDLTTTFMEHPEYSTRRELVSRWEEATGFEYEHDRFYRTLAVYKLAALGEMFFRRYLEGNSDDDLYPQMETQVPALADRAMGIIEGDEPL from the coding sequence ATGACACGCGAGGGCGACTACTTCACCCGCCTCGTCGACCCCGAACGCCTCCGCGAGTATCTCGCCGCGGAACTCGGTCCCGTCGACGACGACGCGTACGCCGTCGACCACCACCAAGAAGGACACTCCAACGAGACGCTGTTCGTCACGTGGGGCGACCGCGAACTCGTGATTCGCCGCCCGCCGCCGGGGGAGACGGCGTCCAGCGCCCACGACGTCCTTCGGGAGTATCGAGTGATGGACGCGCTCCAAGAAACCGACGTCCCGCTGGCGACGACGGTTCTCGCCTGCGAGGACCACGATGTGCTCGGCAGCGATTTCTACGTGATGGAACGCATCGACGGCGACGTGCTCCGCGAGTCCGAACCCGACCGGTTCGACACCACCGACTACCGCAAACGAATCGGGACGGAACTCGTCGACACCCTCTCGACGATTCACGCCGTGGATCCGGAGTCCATCGGTCTCGGCGAGTTCGGCTACCCCGACGGATTCACCGAACGCCAAGTGAAGAGATGGTCCGAACAGTTGACGTGGGCCTTTTCGAAAACGACCGAGGAACGAGAGGTGCCCGTCCTCTACGACGTGATGTCGTGGCTCGACGACAACGTCCCGGAGGCGTATCCGCACACGCTCGTCCACGGGGATTACAAGCTCGACAACGTGATGTACGCGCCCGGGACGCCCCCGGAGATCAGCGCCGTCTTCGACTGGGAGCTGTCGACGCTCGGTGACCCGCGGACTGACGTGGGGTGGATGCTCTCGTACTGGCGCGACGCCGACGACCCCGACCCGGCGGTTCCGGACCTGACGACGACGTTCATGGAACACCCGGAGTATTCGACCCGCCGCGAACTCGTCTCTCGGTGGGAGGAGGCGACCGGATTCGAGTACGAACACGACCGCTTCTATCGGACGCTGGCGGTGTACAAACTCGCGGCGCTCGGCGAGATGTTCTTCCGGCGCTATCTCGAAGGCAACTCCGACGACGACCTCTATCCGCAGATGGAGACGCAGGTGCCCGCGCTCGCCGACCGAGCAATGGGCATCATCGAGGGCGACGAACCGCTGTAA
- a CDS encoding MBL fold metallo-hydrolase: MTSSDWGDWLPRAVATAEPETVAVWYLGCNGFVIKGSGGTTLLVDPYVGVGDPPRTIRMIPVPFDPDDIEEADAILATHEHTDHVHGPSQAPILENTGAEFYAPDDTLAVAHEEENWTSVWDVSDDQFTEVSEGDTFEVGEFTVHVELAADADATHPVSYVIEHDAGTIFHGGDTKPSDAFDDIGEKYDIDLGILAFGSIGNIPNKETGEMVRTKWYSTENEIIEAASSLQFDRLLPSHWDMWRGMTADPTALYKHAASYTYPKALTIVSIGDRVDL, translated from the coding sequence ATGACCAGTAGTGACTGGGGTGACTGGCTGCCGCGCGCCGTCGCGACGGCCGAACCCGAGACTGTCGCCGTCTGGTATCTCGGTTGTAACGGCTTCGTCATCAAAGGAAGTGGGGGTACGACGCTGTTGGTCGACCCGTACGTCGGCGTCGGCGACCCGCCGCGGACGATCCGAATGATTCCGGTTCCGTTCGACCCCGATGACATCGAAGAAGCCGATGCGATTCTCGCAACCCACGAACACACTGACCACGTCCACGGTCCGAGTCAAGCGCCGATTCTCGAAAACACGGGCGCGGAGTTCTACGCCCCCGACGATACGCTCGCCGTCGCCCACGAGGAGGAGAACTGGACGAGCGTCTGGGACGTCAGCGACGACCAGTTCACCGAGGTTTCGGAGGGAGACACGTTCGAGGTCGGCGAGTTCACGGTCCACGTCGAACTCGCCGCCGACGCGGACGCGACGCACCCGGTGAGCTACGTCATCGAACACGACGCGGGCACTATCTTCCACGGGGGAGACACCAAGCCGAGCGACGCCTTCGACGACATCGGCGAAAAGTACGACATCGACCTCGGTATTCTCGCGTTCGGCTCTATCGGCAACATCCCGAACAAGGAGACCGGCGAGATGGTCCGAACGAAGTGGTACAGCACCGAAAACGAGATCATCGAGGCGGCAAGCAGCCTACAGTTCGACCGTCTCCTGCCGAGCCACTGGGACATGTGGCGCGGGATGACCGCCGACCCGACGGCGCTGTACAAACACGCCGCCAGCTACACGTATCCGAAAGCGTTGACTATCGTCTCTATCGGCGATCGAGTCGACCTCTAA
- a CDS encoding DUF5805 domain-containing protein produces the protein MSERDTSRSSVKTYVPTYQKEQWTDHADELGMSQSEFIRTMVQAGRRDFDLDASDETLEAPVDAPNPRGNVLEDRVHEVLHRRDVMSWDQLVEALSGDFESRLEDALDSLQSANRIRYNGREGGYVVTDGE, from the coding sequence GTGAGCGAACGGGACACCAGTCGGTCGTCGGTGAAGACGTACGTACCGACGTATCAGAAAGAACAGTGGACCGACCACGCCGACGAACTCGGGATGAGCCAGAGCGAGTTCATCCGGACGATGGTTCAAGCGGGTCGACGCGACTTCGATCTCGACGCGTCGGACGAAACTCTGGAGGCCCCTGTTGACGCCCCGAACCCCAGGGGTAACGTGCTCGAAGACCGAGTCCATGAAGTGCTCCATCGACGGGACGTCATGTCGTGGGACCAACTGGTCGAAGCGCTCTCGGGAGATTTCGAGAGCCGACTCGAAGACGCGCTCGACTCGTTGCAGTCGGCGAACCGAATTCGGTACAACGGACGCGAAGGGGGATACGTGGTGACCGATGGCGAGTGA
- a CDS encoding tyrosine-type recombinase/integrase gives MASESTGGTAETDDPVGYFLQDMVYHGKSERTRTEYERVLRRFESFLADPDRNPGGRSVAPADATHRDCMAWVHSLRGTVASSTVAIYAAYLHRFYGYMTQVGVFDSNPMTLVTEEMDESIEKDPTRRDIDVPTMRAFVADVRHPLHRALVGTFLKTGIRVGELCNLDLRDVSLADPELSNAYDLGGRPQLDARPNSLFVSSNPTVGERHNGEIRSASNKRKRDTVIPIDDELSRFLKSWLAIRPDPVSPADPLFVGTSEGWGERLTPNAVHNIVTTYASEAGWYRSGGDATENVTPHYFRHFFTTHLRERTGDRGIVKYLRGDVATDIIDTYTHNWGGQVRETYESNIYSIL, from the coding sequence ATGGCGAGTGAATCCACCGGGGGGACAGCAGAGACCGACGACCCCGTCGGCTACTTCCTCCAAGATATGGTGTACCACGGCAAGTCAGAGCGCACGCGGACCGAGTACGAACGAGTGCTGCGTCGGTTCGAATCGTTCCTCGCCGATCCCGACCGGAACCCCGGTGGTCGATCGGTCGCCCCCGCCGACGCCACCCACCGTGACTGCATGGCGTGGGTCCACTCGCTGCGCGGCACCGTCGCGTCGAGCACGGTCGCTATCTACGCCGCGTACCTCCACCGCTTCTACGGCTACATGACCCAAGTCGGCGTCTTCGACTCCAACCCGATGACGCTCGTCACCGAGGAAATGGACGAGTCGATCGAGAAAGATCCGACCCGCCGCGACATCGACGTACCGACGATGCGGGCGTTCGTCGCCGACGTTCGACATCCTCTCCACCGAGCGCTCGTCGGGACGTTCCTCAAAACCGGCATCCGGGTGGGAGAGCTCTGCAACCTTGACCTCCGGGACGTGTCACTCGCCGACCCCGAGCTGTCGAACGCCTACGATCTCGGCGGGCGACCTCAACTGGACGCTCGTCCGAACTCGCTTTTCGTCTCTTCGAATCCGACGGTCGGCGAGCGACACAACGGCGAGATTCGGTCGGCGTCGAACAAGCGGAAGCGCGACACTGTGATCCCGATCGACGACGAACTCTCTCGGTTCCTGAAATCGTGGCTGGCGATTCGTCCCGACCCCGTCTCACCCGCCGACCCGCTGTTCGTCGGTACGAGCGAAGGGTGGGGCGAGCGACTCACGCCGAACGCCGTTCACAACATCGTCACCACTTACGCAAGCGAGGCGGGGTGGTACCGTTCCGGCGGGGACGCGACCGAGAACGTCACGCCACACTACTTTCGGCACTTCTTCACGACGCACCTCCGCGAGCGGACCGGCGACCGCGGCATCGTCAAGTATCTCCGCGGCGACGTCGCTACCGACATCATCGACACGTACACCCACAACTGGGGCGGGCAAGTTCGGGAGACGTACGAGTCGAACATCTACTCGATACTCTGA
- a CDS encoding SOS response-associated peptidase: MCGRYTLFTPQPELEERFDVTAERPLEARYNCAPGQQLPIITNEAPDALQFVQWGFIPEWAESRSKSFINARAESVAQKRSFREAFERRRCLVPADGFYEWTPRENGDGKQPYRVAFEDDRPFAMAGIWERWTPPEAQTGLGEFTDDGDVGDPEPIETFAILTTEPNGVVSPLHDRMAVVLAPTEEQEWLTADPDEAAALLDPHPEAEMRAYPVSTRVNSPANDSSTLVKEVNPV; encoded by the coding sequence ATGTGTGGCCGTTACACACTCTTCACCCCGCAACCCGAACTGGAAGAGCGGTTCGACGTGACCGCCGAGCGCCCGTTGGAAGCGCGCTACAACTGCGCTCCGGGCCAGCAGCTTCCGATTATCACGAACGAGGCACCCGACGCCCTGCAGTTCGTCCAGTGGGGGTTCATTCCCGAGTGGGCGGAGTCGCGCTCGAAGTCGTTCATCAACGCCCGCGCCGAGAGCGTCGCCCAGAAGCGGAGTTTCCGCGAGGCGTTCGAGCGGCGTCGCTGTCTCGTACCGGCCGACGGCTTCTACGAGTGGACTCCACGCGAGAACGGCGACGGCAAGCAGCCCTACCGAGTGGCTTTCGAGGACGACCGCCCGTTCGCCATGGCCGGCATCTGGGAGCGGTGGACGCCGCCGGAGGCCCAGACCGGCCTCGGCGAGTTCACCGACGACGGTGACGTGGGCGACCCCGAACCGATAGAGACGTTCGCGATACTGACGACGGAGCCCAACGGAGTAGTCTCGCCGCTGCACGACCGGATGGCCGTCGTCCTCGCCCCCACCGAAGAACAGGAGTGGCTCACCGCCGACCCTGACGAGGCGGCGGCGCTCTTGGACCCGCATCCCGAAGCCGAGATGCGCGCGTATCCGGTATCGACGCGGGTGAACAGCCCCGCGAACGACTCTTCGACGTTGGTCAAAGAAGTAAACCCGGTGTAG
- a CDS encoding ribonuclease H-like domain-containing protein produces the protein MRIENSFIPVRGVGEKTERRLWESGITHWDEFDRSAVGETTADRIETFIDEATGRLDAGDSRYFDAALPSSARWRLYENFRDDACFFDIETTGLDASYADVTTVSLHRGGETTTLVRGQDLSAEALREQFADAPLLVSFNGIRFDAPFLEESFGIDVDAPHLDLMYPCKTLGFSGGLKQIEADLDIERDRPDLSGRDAVRLWRQYERGDDDALDTLVSYNRDDTVNLRTLADDVSSRLHDDVFASVQSV, from the coding sequence GTGCGAATTGAGAACAGTTTCATCCCCGTTCGCGGCGTCGGCGAGAAAACCGAGCGCCGACTCTGGGAGTCGGGCATCACCCACTGGGACGAGTTCGATCGGTCGGCCGTCGGCGAGACGACCGCGGACCGCATCGAGACGTTCATCGACGAGGCGACCGGCCGCCTCGACGCCGGCGACTCGCGCTACTTCGACGCCGCCCTGCCGAGCAGCGCGCGCTGGCGACTGTACGAGAACTTCCGCGACGACGCCTGTTTCTTCGACATCGAGACGACCGGGCTCGACGCCTCCTACGCCGACGTGACGACGGTGAGCCTCCACCGCGGCGGCGAGACGACGACGCTCGTCCGCGGGCAGGACCTCTCGGCGGAGGCACTGCGCGAACAGTTCGCGGACGCGCCGCTTCTCGTCTCGTTCAACGGCATCCGCTTCGACGCACCCTTCCTGGAGGAGTCGTTCGGCATCGACGTCGACGCCCCGCACCTCGACCTGATGTACCCCTGCAAGACGCTCGGCTTCTCCGGGGGTCTCAAGCAGATAGAGGCGGATCTGGATATCGAGCGCGACCGGCCGGACCTCTCGGGCCGCGACGCGGTTCGTCTCTGGCGGCAGTACGAACGCGGCGACGACGACGCCCTCGACACGCTCGTCTCGTACAACCGCGACGACACGGTGAACCTCCGGACGCTGGCCGACGACGTCTCCTCGCGGCTACACGACGACGTGTTTGCGAGCGTCCAGTCCGTCTGA
- a CDS encoding DUF5800 family protein: MTVLSFDDQGVDVVYDGTEFRLEKQLIEEATQKSYPDVTDHEVLKIVEKEPELNGEARRIGDILA, from the coding sequence ATGACCGTTCTCTCCTTCGACGATCAGGGCGTCGACGTCGTCTACGACGGAACCGAGTTCCGACTCGAAAAGCAACTTATCGAGGAGGCGACGCAGAAATCCTATCCCGACGTGACCGACCACGAAGTACTCAAAATCGTCGAGAAGGAGCCCGAACTGAACGGCGAGGCGCGACGCATCGGCGACATCCTGGCGTAA
- a CDS encoding polymer-forming cytoskeletal protein yields the protein MPPGQDPLDALRIPDGTTVEEHDLVTDGDVIVGSQATVDFGVRGRNLAAGERVTFGGDIEADGDCRLDMWCDIAGNVLVGDDAYLGERVHIGGRLMVSGDLDIGDDVEIDEGFEASGWIVIRNPVPTLVFYFIVLSQLLKLGERDAANELAAAMADGDEQRDPLVVPRGGHVSDDAWRVSTPARIGSDCRLHGNVRAEAIQVGQRNNIFGSLRAREDISVGSETRVHGDVTTRSGTVHVADDARILGDVVCSDLVVHEGATVDGSMRARGEVRFVRSDMTREIE from the coding sequence GTGCCACCCGGTCAGGACCCTCTCGACGCCCTCCGCATCCCCGACGGAACGACCGTCGAGGAACACGACTTGGTGACCGACGGCGACGTCATCGTCGGCAGCCAAGCCACCGTCGACTTCGGGGTCCGCGGCCGGAACCTCGCCGCGGGCGAACGCGTCACCTTCGGCGGCGACATCGAAGCCGACGGCGATTGCCGCCTCGACATGTGGTGCGACATCGCCGGCAACGTCCTCGTCGGCGACGACGCCTACCTCGGCGAGCGCGTCCACATCGGCGGCCGCCTCATGGTCTCGGGCGATTTAGACATCGGTGACGACGTCGAGATAGACGAGGGGTTCGAGGCCAGCGGCTGGATCGTCATCCGCAATCCCGTCCCGACGCTCGTCTTCTACTTCATCGTCCTCTCGCAGCTGCTCAAACTCGGCGAGCGCGACGCCGCCAACGAACTCGCGGCGGCGATGGCCGACGGCGACGAACAGCGCGACCCGCTCGTCGTCCCGCGCGGCGGCCACGTCTCCGACGACGCCTGGCGCGTCTCGACGCCCGCCCGCATCGGCAGCGACTGCCGACTCCACGGTAACGTCCGCGCGGAGGCCATCCAAGTGGGCCAGCGGAACAACATCTTCGGGAGCCTCCGCGCCCGCGAAGACATCTCCGTCGGTTCGGAGACTCGGGTCCACGGCGACGTGACGACACGGTCCGGAACCGTCCACGTCGCCGACGACGCGCGAATCCTCGGCGACGTCGTCTGTTCTGACCTCGTCGTCCACGAGGGGGCGACCGTCGACGGCTCGATGCGCGCCCGCGGCGAGGTGCGCTTCGTCCGCTCGGACATGACGCGCGAAATCGAGTAA